In Pygocentrus nattereri isolate fPygNat1 chromosome 26, fPygNat1.pri, whole genome shotgun sequence, one genomic interval encodes:
- the smpd2b gene encoding sphingomyelin phosphodiesterase 2 codes for MPAEMPVRLRIFSLNCWGIRYLSKHCAQRYTMIGDLLSKEQHDVALLQEVWSEKDFHVLKKKLGGTHPYSHYFKSGFFGSGLAVFSKHRIHDAFLYKYTLNGYPYMAHHGDWFGGKAVGKVLLNISGLAIHVFVTHLHAEYCREPDSYLPHRVVQAWELQNFIRHTSAGADVVILGGDLNMHPTDLGIRLLQSYTGLKDCYNETASFDGFEQGFTHITDNPFTHKQELIPFGGGIRIDYVFFKGSKSVDVSCESLSTTKGPVPGQPFPYSDHEALSTELELHPSEDGKGYSNQEKDCTTDKLSELVNIVTEARTEVKVGLHCAERMRYTAARTGIMGLALLLLELAIAAVPCFALGTEQPFPKASFYLLGALCFAILFCTTLLYIFYGMEVKALQGAEDQMRLALGSLQERLKAFPKGKYEGRSQTELDSRDPSTLEPDD; via the exons GGGAATCCGCTATCTCAGTAAGCACTGTGCTCAGCGATACACCATGATTGGAGACCTGCTGAGCAAGGAGCAGCATGATGTAGCTTTACTGCAGGAG GTTTGGAGTGAGAAAGACTTCCACGTCTTGAAAAAGAAACTAGGTGGCACCCATCCTTATTCACATTACTTTAAAAG TGGATTTTTCGGAAGTGGACTGGCAGTGTTTTCCAAGCACAGAATCCATGATGCGTTTCTGTATAAATACACCCTAAACGGCTATCCTTACATG GCCCATCATGGAGACTGGTTTGGGGGCAAAGCTGTTGGGAAAGTACTGTTGAATATCAGCGGGCTGGCAATCCACGTGTTCGTCACTCAT CTGCATGCAGAGTATTGTAGAGAGCCGGACTCTTATCTCCCTCACAGAGTGGTGCAAGCCTGGGAGCTCCAGAACTTTATACG GCACACCAGTGCTGGAGCGGATGTAGTGATATTAGGTGGGGATTTGAACATGCACCCCACAGACCTGGGCATTAGACTGCTGCAGAGCTATACTGGACTCAAGGACTGCTACAATGAGACGGCCAGCTTCGAT GGATTTGAACAGGGATTCACACACATAACCGACAATCCCTTCACACATAAGCAAGAGCTTATTCCATTTGGAGGAGGAATCCGTATCGACTATGTCTTCTTCAAG GGTTCGAAGAGTGTAGATGTGAGTTGTGAATCTCTGTCCACTACTAAGGGGCCTGTCCCTGGTCAGCCCTTTCCTTACTCTGACCATGAAGCtttgagcactgagcttgagctTCATCCTTCAGAAGATGGGAAAGGCTACTCAAACCAGGAGAAGGACTGCACTACAG ATAAGCTTTCAGAGCTGGTGAACATTGTGACTGAGGCTCGGACGGAGGTGAAGGTGGGCCTACATTGTGCTGAGCGCATGCGCTACACGGCTGCTCGTACAGGGATCATGGGTCTGGCCCTGTTGCTGCTGGAGCTGGCCATAGCTGCTGTCCCGTGCTTCGCCCTGGGAACCGAACAGCCCTTCCCTAAAGCTTCTTTCTACCTTCTAGGGGCGCTATGTTTTGCCATCCTCTTCTGTACCACCCTGCTTTACATCTTTTATGGCATGGAGGTAAAGGCCCTACAAGGAGCGGAGGACCAGATGAGGCTTGCTCTAGGTAGCCTGCAGGAACGTCTGAAGGCGTTCCCCAAGGGTAAATATGAGGGCCGTTCACAAACGGAACTTGACAGCCGTGATCCATCCACTCTAGAGCCAGATGACTGA